The following proteins come from a genomic window of Oceanispirochaeta sp. M1:
- a CDS encoding NAD(P)H-dependent oxidoreductase subunit E, whose amino-acid sequence MKKIDVEICFGTTCFVLGGSHLQELENSLDNDLKEKINIIPQNCLGLCKNENYSQAPYVKVNGQIIDRATIEKVINKIKCEINE is encoded by the coding sequence ATGAAAAAAATTGATGTAGAGATTTGCTTTGGAACAACATGTTTTGTTTTGGGAGGCTCTCATCTCCAGGAGCTGGAAAATTCTCTTGACAATGACTTGAAAGAGAAGATTAATATCATCCCGCAAAACTGTCTTGGTCTATGTAAAAATGAAAATTACAGCCAGGCACCCTATGTGAAAGTAAACGGGCAGATAATAGACAGAGCAACTATTGAAAAAGTAATCAATAAAATAAAGTGTGAAATAAATGAGTAA
- a CDS encoding monomeric [FeFe] hydrogenase: protein MSNIKLTSNLNKQVLVKIIQAFDSDDFPRSTYQIPFKMRPKHSDPLYRCCIHKERAAIRERVIAGLGFSVAEDDHEKLLSQYAVDALERNELAGEVLTAIDTACKGCVPVRIHVTDMCQGCVAQSCVASCKFKAIKIENSKAVIDTDLCKNCGKCISACSYSAIARLRVPCEEVCPVKAISKNDLGVVEIDFERCISCGSCVSGCPFGAIHERSQLIDILQAIKSDTPVVAMIAPALGGQFPEPVGKLATALTRAGFTHVVEAAEGADLTILHEAEEFIERSKEGEPFMTTSCCAAYRELITKLVPELEKYVSDTPTPMHYTARIAKDRFPDCITVFVGPCVAKRKEGLQDPYVDYVMSIEEMGALFVAKHIELSECEDYEFSVPSSTEAREFAITGGVSHAVGTAAPENANITPFCIDGLDKKAIALLKSFAGKGVCNQGNLIEVMACQGGCVGGSSILNTPKSAEVKIKAYGAKGQSIRRILETV from the coding sequence ATGAGTAATATAAAGCTGACAAGCAATCTGAATAAGCAGGTTCTGGTAAAAATAATTCAGGCCTTTGATTCTGATGATTTCCCGAGATCTACCTACCAGATCCCCTTCAAGATGAGACCCAAACACAGCGATCCCCTTTACCGTTGCTGCATACACAAAGAACGGGCAGCAATACGAGAGAGAGTCATTGCGGGTCTCGGATTTTCCGTGGCCGAAGATGATCATGAAAAGCTCCTCTCACAGTATGCCGTTGATGCACTCGAACGCAACGAACTTGCCGGTGAAGTCCTCACCGCCATAGATACAGCCTGTAAAGGCTGTGTACCGGTGCGCATACATGTAACCGATATGTGCCAGGGCTGCGTGGCCCAATCCTGTGTAGCATCCTGTAAATTTAAAGCCATTAAAATAGAAAATTCTAAGGCCGTAATTGATACTGATCTCTGCAAAAACTGCGGAAAATGTATCAGTGCCTGCTCCTACAGCGCCATAGCAAGGCTCCGTGTACCCTGTGAAGAAGTCTGTCCTGTAAAGGCCATCAGCAAGAATGACCTGGGAGTTGTGGAGATTGATTTTGAACGATGTATAAGCTGCGGTTCCTGTGTATCGGGATGCCCCTTCGGGGCCATACATGAGAGAAGTCAGCTCATCGATATACTTCAGGCAATTAAAAGTGATACTCCCGTCGTAGCAATGATAGCTCCGGCGCTGGGAGGACAGTTTCCAGAACCTGTCGGCAAACTCGCAACGGCCCTTACCCGGGCAGGATTCACTCATGTGGTTGAAGCCGCTGAAGGAGCCGATCTGACGATTCTTCATGAAGCCGAAGAGTTTATTGAACGCAGTAAAGAGGGTGAACCTTTTATGACAACCTCCTGCTGTGCCGCCTATAGAGAGTTGATTACCAAACTCGTCCCTGAACTGGAAAAGTATGTTTCAGACACCCCGACACCCATGCATTATACGGCCAGGATTGCTAAAGACCGCTTTCCGGACTGTATTACTGTCTTTGTAGGACCTTGTGTTGCAAAACGGAAGGAAGGTCTCCAAGATCCCTATGTGGACTACGTAATGAGTATCGAAGAGATGGGAGCCCTGTTTGTAGCAAAGCATATTGAACTGAGTGAATGTGAGGACTATGAATTTTCAGTTCCAAGCTCTACGGAAGCCCGGGAGTTTGCCATTACAGGAGGAGTCAGCCATGCTGTTGGTACAGCAGCCCCTGAAAATGCAAATATAACACCCTTTTGTATAGATGGTCTGGATAAAAAGGCAATAGCCCTGCTTAAATCATTTGCCGGGAAAGGAGTGTGCAATCAGGGCAATCTGATTGAAGTTATGGCCTGTCAGGGTGGATGTGTGGGAGGATCTTCAATCCTGAATACTCCGAAATCTGCCGAAGTCAAAATCAAAGCTTATGGAGCAAAAGGCCAATCAATCCGCAGGATTCTGGAAACAGTCTAA
- a CDS encoding SpoIIE family protein phosphatase — MVLAPSMNKSLFIDISCSQIWKTNQNTCGDVFLSKRFPKERRVIAVLSDGLGSGIKANILGQMTATMLLRYVEQGRDIEKAAEVIMDTLPICRVRKISYSTFTVVDCHENGSVVIVEEGNPGFVWMRNGVHMEAEPEIIVSKKFSTRKMHRYKINMLPDDRLIFCSDGVTQAGLGSPRLKGGWQRSGLIEYSKTLLLDNPELTSKELARRITLAATYKCMDNFVKDDTSTAVLHVRTPRSVLVFTGPPFHMERDNEHSQRFIQFPGQKVICGGTTANIVSRELNRKKETTMASGDLPGISVMEGVDLVSEGILTLTRVLEYLENPPSKEIRDAAVSLASIFMENDCISFMVGAKMNQAYYDPEWPIELEIRKTVVRRIANILEEKYLKKVEIEFV; from the coding sequence ATGGTCTTGGCACCAAGTATGAATAAGTCCCTCTTTATAGACATCTCCTGCTCTCAAATTTGGAAAACAAATCAGAATACCTGCGGAGATGTATTTCTCTCAAAACGCTTCCCCAAGGAGCGGCGGGTTATAGCTGTCCTGTCAGATGGGTTGGGAAGCGGTATAAAGGCGAATATTCTCGGTCAGATGACTGCCACCATGCTGCTGAGATATGTTGAGCAGGGTCGGGATATTGAAAAAGCTGCGGAAGTCATAATGGACACCCTGCCAATTTGCCGAGTCAGAAAGATAAGCTACTCGACATTCACGGTGGTAGACTGCCACGAGAACGGTTCTGTTGTTATTGTGGAAGAAGGGAATCCCGGATTTGTCTGGATGAGAAATGGCGTGCATATGGAAGCAGAACCAGAAATCATTGTATCAAAAAAATTCAGTACACGAAAAATGCATCGCTATAAGATTAATATGCTTCCCGATGACCGGCTTATTTTCTGTTCCGATGGTGTTACCCAGGCAGGATTAGGGAGTCCGAGATTGAAAGGCGGCTGGCAGCGCTCGGGATTGATTGAGTATTCCAAGACTCTTCTTTTAGACAATCCGGAACTCACCAGTAAGGAACTGGCCAGACGGATAACTCTGGCAGCCACATATAAGTGTATGGATAATTTTGTTAAGGATGACACCTCCACGGCAGTTCTCCATGTTCGCACTCCCAGATCAGTTCTGGTCTTTACAGGCCCCCCTTTTCATATGGAAAGAGATAATGAACACTCCCAACGTTTTATCCAATTTCCCGGTCAGAAAGTGATCTGTGGTGGAACCACGGCCAATATTGTATCCCGGGAACTGAATAGAAAAAAAGAAACAACAATGGCCTCGGGTGATCTACCGGGAATATCTGTGATGGAAGGTGTGGATCTGGTAAGCGAGGGAATCCTGACACTGACACGGGTTCTGGAGTATCTGGAAAATCCTCCGTCCAAAGAGATCAGGGATGCGGCCGTCAGTCTAGCCTCCATATTTATGGAGAATGACTGCATCAGTTTTATGGTGGGAGCCAAAATGAACCAGGCCTACTATGATCCGGAATGGCCAATTGAACTGGAAATACGAAAGACGGTTGTCAGACGGATAGCCAATATTCTTGAAGAAAAGTATCTAAAAAAAGTTGAAATTGAATTTGTATAA
- a CDS encoding nucleotide pyrophosphohydrolase — protein MSNDIDEIVNKIVEFRNERNWAQFHSLKDLLLGLNIEVGELQELFLWKSDSEIENVDVSKIENEIADISIFLIYICNHFNIDLLKAITEKIDINSQKYPVEKSRNSNKKYTEL, from the coding sequence ATGAGTAATGATATAGATGAGATAGTAAATAAAATCGTTGAATTCAGAAATGAGAGAAACTGGGCTCAATTTCACAGTCTGAAAGACCTGCTACTGGGCTTAAATATTGAGGTCGGTGAATTACAAGAACTCTTTTTATGGAAAAGTGACTCCGAAATAGAAAATGTTGATGTTTCAAAGATCGAAAATGAGATCGCGGATATTAGCATTTTCCTGATATATATCTGTAATCACTTCAATATTGATCTTCTCAAAGCCATAACAGAAAAAATTGATATAAACTCTCAAAAATATCCAGTAGAAAAGAGCCGGAACAGCAATAAGAAGTATACTGAGCTTTAA
- a CDS encoding [Fe-Fe] hydrogenase large subunit C-terminal domain-containing protein gives MNDQYPVFTIENECLDCYKCVRGCPVKAIRISNGHASVISEKCIACGQCISLCPQKAKRVRNDISIVQEMLDSDEKVYASIAPSWIGSLNCNMEQLVKALKMLGFTGVSETALGAQEVSIKTAEILQNREKNLWISSACPAIVDYIRMYLPQFSEYIIPLASPALTHGRMLKEHFGEEIRMVFIGPCAAKKNEADQFPDLMDAAISFDELLKMLRNRGINLDSEPEDKFTFSPCQAHEGALYPMEGGMNETLIRSGKTKGVRLINVSTIQMINSLLEGLSPDSITEPVFIEAMACKGGCLNGPLQTGIKPGLNVISDALKSVQYRDVIPAIPQTVVPYRFTPASIKESAPTPIQIRKAMQRIGKSSIEDELNCGGCGYNTCRDLAIALVNNTAEPHMCSSYMRKVATRKAGAVFNCMPSGILMVDRHLKILETNKSFVQMFAKDLYESFDSEPDCLKEARLDRVIPCTELFESVLETNKDIHKEHYPMNNGLYEISIFTVEPHHIVGAVIADVTKYEMRRDQIAKKAHSVIARNIAIVQDIACSLGEHMVETEVLLTSIAEGYDPESPESRKPEKQDKMDFLNGLGTKYE, from the coding sequence ATGAATGATCAGTACCCTGTCTTTACAATAGAAAATGAATGCCTGGACTGTTATAAATGCGTCAGAGGCTGTCCTGTCAAGGCCATTCGGATATCCAATGGCCATGCATCTGTTATTTCTGAAAAATGCATTGCATGTGGACAGTGTATCTCTCTATGTCCTCAAAAAGCCAAAAGAGTCCGAAACGACATCTCTATTGTTCAGGAGATGCTTGATTCTGATGAAAAGGTATATGCATCCATAGCTCCCAGTTGGATAGGATCTCTGAACTGCAATATGGAACAGCTTGTTAAGGCCCTGAAAATGCTGGGGTTTACAGGGGTATCAGAAACAGCCCTGGGAGCCCAGGAAGTATCCATAAAGACAGCAGAAATCTTGCAGAATAGAGAAAAGAATCTCTGGATATCCAGTGCCTGTCCTGCAATTGTTGATTATATCCGGATGTATCTTCCTCAGTTTTCCGAATATATAATTCCCCTGGCATCTCCCGCCCTGACCCATGGACGTATGCTTAAAGAACATTTCGGAGAGGAAATCCGGATGGTATTTATCGGTCCATGTGCAGCAAAGAAGAATGAAGCAGACCAATTTCCAGATCTCATGGATGCCGCCATCAGTTTTGATGAACTTCTGAAAATGTTGAGAAACAGAGGAATAAATCTGGACTCAGAACCAGAAGATAAATTCACTTTCAGTCCCTGTCAGGCTCATGAAGGAGCTCTCTACCCCATGGAAGGGGGAATGAATGAAACTCTTATCCGCAGCGGAAAAACAAAGGGTGTCAGGCTAATCAATGTAAGTACAATACAGATGATAAATAGTCTACTGGAAGGCCTATCTCCGGATTCGATTACAGAACCTGTTTTTATTGAAGCAATGGCCTGCAAGGGAGGATGTCTGAACGGCCCCCTGCAGACTGGAATAAAACCGGGACTGAATGTTATTTCAGATGCACTTAAGAGTGTTCAATATAGAGATGTGATCCCTGCCATCCCTCAGACAGTAGTTCCATATCGCTTTACACCAGCATCTATAAAGGAATCAGCCCCTACTCCCATTCAGATTCGAAAGGCCATGCAGCGTATAGGAAAGAGCTCGATTGAGGATGAATTAAACTGTGGAGGCTGTGGTTACAATACCTGCAGGGATCTGGCTATTGCCCTGGTCAATAACACTGCGGAACCTCATATGTGCAGTTCCTATATGCGAAAAGTTGCTACCAGAAAAGCTGGTGCTGTCTTTAACTGCATGCCATCGGGAATCCTTATGGTAGATAGACATTTAAAGATATTGGAGACAAATAAATCATTTGTCCAGATGTTTGCGAAAGATCTCTATGAAAGCTTTGACAGTGAACCCGACTGCCTGAAAGAAGCCAGACTCGACCGGGTTATTCCCTGCACGGAACTCTTTGAATCGGTTCTGGAAACCAATAAGGATATCCATAAAGAACACTACCCCATGAACAATGGTCTGTATGAAATAAGTATCTTTACAGTTGAACCCCATCACATCGTAGGGGCCGTTATTGCAGATGTTACAAAGTATGAAATGCGCCGTGATCAGATTGCGAAAAAGGCTCATTCAGTCATAGCCAGAAATATTGCCATTGTACAGGATATTGCCTGCAGTCTGGGAGAGCATATGGTGGAAACAGAAGTGTTGCTGACCTCAATTGCAGAGGGCTATGATCCTGAATCACCTGAGAGCAGGAAACCAGAAAAACAGGATAAAATGGATTTCCTCAATGGTCTTGGCACCAAGTATGAATAA
- a CDS encoding methyltransferase: protein MIENLQSIKPDRPKIITTEIEAISFYRKMDTQATVVEMIAGKYVLVEEFYSNGLQVLSELKRILQTRYKEKSFQGQRDYRSAFREASHRLLLKVKDNKLVVKKCPEIGWLQLLYPETSEFYISFPEVQGLNSSWQWYQKGIDINILRLSLHPFYGTYFPTRFDHLVLFDKWLKTYKGARQKAVDIGVGSGVLSFQLIKNGFQSVFASDTNKNAIIGVSQESIRLGFDNKMILSFGDLFTDCDFLADMIVFNPPWLIAKHKLEEGIDKAIYYEKELFPRFFEQAKKHLAPEGKLVLLFSNLAQVVGADDLHPIIEELENNDRFSKELHLQRSVKASSKKTKRTDSRSNEKVELWVLTHKDEIQQGINK, encoded by the coding sequence ATGATTGAAAACCTGCAATCTATCAAACCAGATAGACCTAAAATAATAACGACAGAGATTGAAGCCATCAGCTTCTACCGAAAAATGGATACTCAGGCAACTGTCGTTGAGATGATTGCGGGTAAGTACGTTCTTGTTGAAGAGTTCTATAGTAATGGTTTACAGGTTCTATCAGAACTGAAACGGATTTTACAAACCAGATATAAGGAAAAGAGTTTTCAGGGACAACGTGATTACCGCTCTGCCTTTCGGGAAGCCTCGCATAGGTTATTACTGAAAGTAAAAGACAATAAACTGGTAGTTAAGAAATGTCCCGAGATTGGCTGGTTACAATTGTTATATCCTGAGACATCAGAATTTTATATATCCTTTCCTGAAGTTCAGGGACTGAACAGCTCATGGCAGTGGTATCAGAAGGGAATTGATATTAATATCTTAAGGCTATCTCTTCACCCCTTTTATGGAACATATTTCCCTACACGATTTGATCATTTAGTTCTTTTTGATAAATGGTTAAAAACATATAAAGGAGCCAGGCAGAAGGCCGTTGATATTGGTGTGGGAAGTGGTGTTTTATCATTTCAATTAATTAAAAACGGATTTCAGAGTGTGTTTGCATCAGACACAAATAAAAATGCAATTATCGGAGTTTCTCAGGAAAGTATCCGGTTGGGATTTGATAATAAAATGATCCTTAGCTTTGGGGATTTGTTTACAGATTGTGACTTCCTGGCAGATATGATTGTCTTTAATCCTCCCTGGCTTATTGCCAAACATAAGTTGGAAGAAGGAATAGACAAAGCCATATATTACGAAAAGGAACTGTTTCCAAGATTTTTTGAACAGGCGAAAAAACACCTTGCACCAGAGGGAAAACTGGTACTGCTGTTTTCCAACTTGGCTCAGGTTGTAGGAGCAGACGATCTGCATCCAATAATTGAAGAACTTGAAAACAATGACCGTTTCTCGAAAGAACTACATCTGCAAAGAAGTGTAAAAGCATCATCAAAAAAGACAAAACGGACAGATTCCAGGAGTAATGAAAAAGTTGAATTATGGGTTTTGACACATAAAGATGAAATACAACAAGGAATTAACAAATGA